A stretch of Pogona vitticeps strain Pit_001003342236 chromosome 5, PviZW2.1, whole genome shotgun sequence DNA encodes these proteins:
- the LOC110084416 gene encoding uncharacterized protein LOC110084416 isoform X1, protein MAVGGGSEEAALTDSQVLALAGIHLAVLSLSLLGSGSILGAAVRRRRCCHDQLRPLFLLSLSDFLAALPLISAAAAHFLPAQVFISARAWCPSLLRLGMMFYAISFLMVIVYAYEVNRAVGGWRAGPVAVLEVAGEGGRDPAGQMGLSLSLRESSNSSSRLCRWTCRAKLYPSLPYILAWLLPFLVFLSFLVRRGVPLQENAPWPWIPLQPHNHSWASYRLYCSSCLILIHRSPDVCSKDRRDPGREGKIFFLALVAFVVASCTVLYCKVKGWCRKQRRRPLPAWGTESCARRSHATGYFQLVFLVCWMPAFLLALLSFTGLPTATLFPLYVAVALTVSLQGLLHSLVYGWLRQNFRGEVTGEELPLRCPPDLKAFYDDSLATSTEG, encoded by the exons ATGGCCGTGGGAGGCGGGAGTGAAGAAGCAGCCCTGACGGACAGCCAG GTCTTGGCTTTGGCTGGCATCCACCTGGCGGTCCTTTCCCTCAG CCTGCTGGGCAGCGGGTCCATCCTGGGGGCGGCCGTCCGGCGGAGGCGATGCTGCCACGACCAG TTGCGCCCCCTGTTCCTTCTCTCGCTGTCGGACTTCCTGGCGGCTCTGCCCCTGATCTCCGCGGCAGCTGCCCACTTCCTGCCAGCCCAGGTTTTCATCTCGGCACGAGCCTGGTGCCCTTCTCTGCTCAGGCTTGGCATG atgttctatGCCATTTCCTTCCTGATGGTCATCGTCTATGCCTATGAGGTGAACCGAGCTGTTGGAGGCTGGAGAGCGGGCCCTGTCGCTGTCCTAGAGgtagcaggggagggggggagagaccctGCCGGCCAAatgggcctctctctctctcttagg gagagcagcaacagcagcagccgcCTCTGCAGGTGGACTTGTCGGGCAAAACTCTACCCCTCGCTGCCCTACATCTTGGCCTG gCTGCTGCCGTTCTTGGTCTTCCTGAGCTTCCTGGTGAGGAGAGGCGTCCCCCTCCAAGAGAACGCTCCGTGGCCCTGGATCCCCCTTCAGCCCCACAACCACTCGTGGGCCTCTTACCGCCTCTACTGCTCCag CTGCCTGATCCTCATCCATCGCTCCCCAGATGTCTGCTCCAAG gacAGGAGAGACCCCGGCAGGGAAGGCAAGATCTTCTTCCTGGCCTTGGTGGCCTTCGTGGTGGCCTCTTGCACG gtCCTGTACTGCAAGGTGAAGGGCTGGTGCAGGAAGCAGAGGCGCAGACCCCTGCCCGCGTGGGGGACGGAGAGCTGTGCCCGCAGGAGCCATGCCACCGGCTACTTCCAGCTGGTCTTTCTGGTGTGCTGGATGCCAG CCTTCCTCCTCGCTCTTCTCTCCTTCACGGGCCTCCCGACAGCGACGCTCTTCCCGCTCTACGTGGCTGTG gcgctCACGGTCTCCCTCCAGGGCCTCCTGCATAGCCTGGTCTACGGCTGGCTGCGCCAGAACTTCCGTGGGGAGGTGACCGGGGAGGAGCTGCCCTTGCGCTGCCCCCCGGATCTCAAAGCCTTCTACGACGACTCCTTGGCCACGTCCACCGAGGGATGA
- the LOC110084416 gene encoding uncharacterized protein LOC110084416 isoform X2 encodes MAVGGGSEEAALTDSQVLALAGIHLAVLSLSLLGSGSILGAAVRRRRCCHDQLRPLFLLSLSDFLAALPLISAAAAHFLPAQVFISARAWCPSLLRLGMMFYAISFLMVIVYAYEVNRAVGGWRAGPVAVLEVAGEGGRDPAGQMGLSLSLRESSNSSSRLCRWTCRAKLYPSLPYILAWLLPFLVFLSFLVRRGVPLQENAPWPWIPLQPHNHSWASYRLYCSSCLILIHRSPDVCSKDRRDPGREGKIFFLALVAFVVASCTVLYCKVKGWCRKQRRRPLPAWGTESCARRSHATGYFQLVFLVCWMPAFLLALLSFTGLPTATLFPLYVAVGLLHSLVYGWLRQNFRGEVTGEELPLRCPPDLKAFYDDSLATSTEG; translated from the exons ATGGCCGTGGGAGGCGGGAGTGAAGAAGCAGCCCTGACGGACAGCCAG GTCTTGGCTTTGGCTGGCATCCACCTGGCGGTCCTTTCCCTCAG CCTGCTGGGCAGCGGGTCCATCCTGGGGGCGGCCGTCCGGCGGAGGCGATGCTGCCACGACCAG TTGCGCCCCCTGTTCCTTCTCTCGCTGTCGGACTTCCTGGCGGCTCTGCCCCTGATCTCCGCGGCAGCTGCCCACTTCCTGCCAGCCCAGGTTTTCATCTCGGCACGAGCCTGGTGCCCTTCTCTGCTCAGGCTTGGCATG atgttctatGCCATTTCCTTCCTGATGGTCATCGTCTATGCCTATGAGGTGAACCGAGCTGTTGGAGGCTGGAGAGCGGGCCCTGTCGCTGTCCTAGAGgtagcaggggagggggggagagaccctGCCGGCCAAatgggcctctctctctctcttagg gagagcagcaacagcagcagccgcCTCTGCAGGTGGACTTGTCGGGCAAAACTCTACCCCTCGCTGCCCTACATCTTGGCCTG gCTGCTGCCGTTCTTGGTCTTCCTGAGCTTCCTGGTGAGGAGAGGCGTCCCCCTCCAAGAGAACGCTCCGTGGCCCTGGATCCCCCTTCAGCCCCACAACCACTCGTGGGCCTCTTACCGCCTCTACTGCTCCag CTGCCTGATCCTCATCCATCGCTCCCCAGATGTCTGCTCCAAG gacAGGAGAGACCCCGGCAGGGAAGGCAAGATCTTCTTCCTGGCCTTGGTGGCCTTCGTGGTGGCCTCTTGCACG gtCCTGTACTGCAAGGTGAAGGGCTGGTGCAGGAAGCAGAGGCGCAGACCCCTGCCCGCGTGGGGGACGGAGAGCTGTGCCCGCAGGAGCCATGCCACCGGCTACTTCCAGCTGGTCTTTCTGGTGTGCTGGATGCCAG CCTTCCTCCTCGCTCTTCTCTCCTTCACGGGCCTCCCGACAGCGACGCTCTTCCCGCTCTACGTGGCTGTG GGCCTCCTGCATAGCCTGGTCTACGGCTGGCTGCGCCAGAACTTCCGTGGGGAGGTGACCGGGGAGGAGCTGCCCTTGCGCTGCCCCCCGGATCTCAAAGCCTTCTACGACGACTCCTTGGCCACGTCCACCGAGGGATGA